In Actinomadura luteofluorescens, the sequence GCTCGTGGGTCGCCGACGGGAGCAGCCCCGCGGTGGCCAACCGGGCCGCGAGGGCCGCCGGGTCGCGGACGCCGCGCACCTGGAGGTTGCCGCGGGAAGTGAGTTCGATCACGTCCCGGCCCAGCTCGCGTGCGGCGGCGCCGAGCACCGCGAGCTGCGCGGACGACACCGCGCCGCCCGGGACGCGGACGCGCGCGAGCGGCCCGTCGGCGGCGTCGTGGGTGCGCAGCGCCCCGGGGCACGCGTCGGGACGGGCTCTGACATTCGGCACGGGGAGGATGTTAACCACAGTTTGCAGGGCGACCGCGCTGCCGTACTCTTCTGCTCAGGCGATGGCAATGGGAGGAAGCCGGTGCGAATCCGGCGCGGTCCCGCCACTGTGACCGGGGAGCGAACCCCGCTGTAGGCCACTGTCCGCGAGGACGGGAAGGCCGGGGCGAGCGTCGATCCGGGAGCCAGGAGACTCCTGCCGTCGCGACACCCGCGACCGGGGCGAGGACCCCAGGGGGAGGATGCGCCGTGCCCGAGCACAGCCGCACGGTCCTGTTGCTGTCGACGTCCGACACCGATCTGCTGAGCGCCCGCGCGTCCGGCGCCGCCTACCGGCTCGGCAACCCCGCGCGGCTCACCGCCGCCGACCTGCCCGAGCTCACCGAGGGCGCCGACCTCGTCGTGGTGCGGCTGCTCGGCGGCCGGCGCGCCTGGGAGGACGGGCTCGGCGCGCTGCTCGCGGGCCTCCGGCCGGTCGTCGTCCTCGGCGGCGAGCAGGCCCCCGACGCCGAGCTGATGGAGCTGTCCACGGTCAGCGGCGGGGTGTGCGCCGAGGCGCACGCCTACCTCGCGCACGGCGGTCCCGCCAACCTCGCCGAGCTGCACGCGTTCCTGTCCGACACCGTGCTGCTGACCGGGCGCGGCTTCGCCCCGCCGGCGCCGGCGCCGGCCTGGGGACGGCTCGACCGCGCCGCCCGCGACGGCGGCGGACCCGTGGTCGGCGTGCTCTACTACCGCGCCCACCACATGGCGGGCAACACCGCGTTCGTCGAGGCGCTGTGCACGGCCGTGGAGGACGCGGGCGGTCGCGCGATGCCGGTGTTCTGCTCGTCGCTGCGCACCGCCGAGCCCGAGCTGCTCGACACGCTCCGCCAGGCGGACGCCCTGGTGGTGACGGTGCTCGCGGCGGGCGGGTCGCGGCCCGCGACGGCCGGGGCGGGCGGCGACGACGAGGCCTGGGACGTGGGCGCGCTCGCCGCGCTGGACGTCCCGATACTGCAGGGCCTCTGCCTCACCACGAGCCGGTCCGAGTGGGAGGGCAGCGACGACGGGCTGTCGCCGCTGGACGCGGCGTCGCAGGTCGCGATCCCCGAGTTCGACGGGCGGATCATCACGGTCCCGTTCTCGTTCAAGGAGATCGACGAGGACGGGCTCACCGTCTACGCCGCCGACCCCGAGCGCGCCGCGCGGGTCGCGGGGATCGCCGTCCGGCACGGCCGGCTCCGCCACACCCCGGCCGCCGCCCGCCGCCTCGTCGTGATGCTGTCGGCGTACCCGACCAAGCACGCCCGCGTCGGCAACGCCGTCGGCCTCGACACCCCGGCGAGCACCGTCCGGCTGCTGGCCCGGCTCCGCGACGCGGGCTACGACCTGGGGGAGGGCTTCCCCGGCGTCGGCGGGCAGGACGGCGACGCCCTCGTCCACGCGCTCATCGCGGCGGGCGGGCAGGACGAGGACTGGCTCACCGAGGAGCAGCTCGCGGGCAACCCCGTCCGCATCTCCGCCGCGTCCTACGAGCGCTGGTACCGCACCCTGCCCGCCGGCCTGCGCGAGGGGATGGAGCGGCACTGGGGCCCGCCGCCCGGGGAGCTGTTCGTCCAGGACGGCGACATCGTCCTCGCCGCCCTGCGCGCCGGCAACCTCGTCGTCATGGTGCAGCCGCCGCGCGGCTTCGGGCAGAACCCCATCGCGATCTACCACGACCCCGACCTGCCGCCCAGCCACCACTACCTGGCCGCCTACCGGTGGCTGTCGGACGAGTTCGGCGCGCACGCGATCGTCCACGTCGGTAAGCACGGCAACCTGGAGTGGCTGCCCGGCAAGGCGGCGGGCATGTCGGCGTCGTGCGGCACCGACGCGGCGCTCGGCGACGTCCCGCTGGTCTACCCGTTCCTCGTCAACGACCCCGGCGAGGGCACGCAGGCCAAGCGCCGCGCGCACGCCGTCCTCGTCGACCACATGGTCCCGCCGATGGCCCGCGCCGAGACCTACGGCGACATCGCCCGCCTCGAACAGCTCCTCGACGAGCACGCGACGATCGCCGCGATGGACCCGGCGAAGCTGCCCGCGATCCGCGCCCAGATCTGGACGCTCATCCAGGCCGCCAAGCTCGACCACGACCTCGGCCTGGACGACCGCCCGCACGACACCGAGTTCGACGACTTCCTCCTGCACGTCGACGGCTGGCTGTGCGAGGTGAAGGACGCGCAGATCCGCGACGGCCTGCACGTCCTCGGCCAGGCGCCCACCGGCGCGGTCCGCGTCGACCTGGTGCTGGCCATGCTCCGCGCCCGCCAGATGTGGTCGGGCCGCGAGACGCTGCCGGGCCTGCGGGAGGCGCTCGGGCTCAGCGAGGCCGGCGGCGAGGCGCTCGCCGACGTCGACGCCGCCGAGGCCGCCGCCCGTTCCCTCGTCCAGGCCATGGAGGACGCCGGCTGGGCCGTGGACGCGGCCCGGGAGGCCGCCCGGGACGTTCCGGCGGAGAACCGCGAAGCCGTGACGCGGGTCCTGGAGTTCGCGGCCGCCGAGATCGTCCCGCGCCTGGCCCGCACGTCCGACGAGCTCGACCACGTCCTGCACGCCCTTGACGGCGGCTACGTCCCGGCGGGCCCGAGCGGGTCGCCGCTGCGCGGCCTCGTCAACGTCCTGCCGACCGGCCGCAACTTCTACTCGGTCGACCCGCGCGCCGTCCCGAGCCGCCTCGCCTGGGAGACCGGGCAGGCGATGGCCGACTCGCTCCTGGAGCGCTACCGCGCCGACCACGGGGAGTGGCCGCGCTCGGTCGGGCTGTCGGTGTGGGGGACGAGCGCCATGCGCACGGCGGGCGACGACGTGGCCGAGGTCCTCGCGCTGCTCGGCGTCCGCCCGGCCTGGGACGAGGCGTCCCGCCGCGTCACGGCGCTGGAGCCGGTCCCGCTCGCCGAGCTGGGCCGGCCGCGCATCGACGTCACCGTCCGCATCAGCGGCTTCTTCCGGGACGCGTTCCCGCACGTCGTCGCCATGCTGGACGACGCCGTCCGGCTCGTCGCCGGGCTGGACGAGCCGGACGCCGACAACCACGTCCGCGCCCATGTGCGGGCCGACCGGGAGCGGCACGGCGACGAGCGCCGCGCCACCCTGCGCGTGTTCGGGTCCGCGCCCGGCGCCTACGGGGCCGGGCTGCTGCCGCTCATCGACAGCCGCAACTGGCGCGACGACGCCGACCTCGCCGAGGTGTACGCGGTGTGGGGCGGCCACGCCTACGGCCGCGACCTCGACGGGGTGCCCGCCCGCGCCGACATGGAGAGCGCCTACCGGCGGATCGCCGTCGCCGCCAAGAACGTCGACACCCGCGAGCACGACATCGCCGACTCCGACGACTACTTCCAGTACCACGGCGGCATGATCGCCACCGTCCGCGCGCTGACCGGAAAGGCCCCCGAGGCCTACGTCGGCGACAGCACCCGCCCCGACGCCGTGCGCACCCGCACCCTCTCGGAGGAGACCGCGCGGATCTTCCGGGCCCGCGTCGTGAACCCGCAGTGGCTGGCCGCCATGCGCCGGCACGGCTACAAGGGCGCGTTCGAGCTGGCCGCGACCGTGGACTACCTGTTCGGCTACGACGCCACCACCGGCGTCATGGCCGACTGGATGTACGACCGGCTCACCGCCGCCTACGTCCTGGACGAGGAGAACCGCGCGTTCATGGCCGAGTCGAACCCGTGGGCGCTGCACGGCATCGCCGAGCGCCTGCTGGAGGCGGCCGAGCGGGGCATGTGGGAGCACCCCGACCCGACGGTCCTCCAGGGGCTCCAGGAGGTCTACCTCAAGACGGAGGGCGACCTGGAGGACGACACCAGCCGCTGAGCCGCGTCCGGGAACCCCGCCCAGTGCAGGTGCAGGTAGGAGGCGGTGATCCGGTCGTCGCCGTACCCGTCGCGGCCGTCCCGCCACCGGAACAGCGGCCCGGCCTGCGTGTCCAGCTCCGTCCGGTGGAACTCGTGGCCGCGGAACCGCTCGCCCGGGCGGGTCAGCGGCGACTCGGCCACCGCCACCGCCTCCCGGTAGCCGAGCGTCAGCCGGGACGTCATCCGCGCGCGTCCCGGCACCCGCCCGCACATCGCCCGGCCGTCGAGTTCCTCGCACAGGTAGAGGAGACCGGCGCACTCCGCGGCGATCGGACCGGGGAACGCCGCGACCTCGGCGAGCATCGGCGCGTTGGCGGCCAGCTCGGCGGCATGGACCTCGGGGAAGCCGCCGCCGATGACGAGCGCGCCCGTCCCGTCCGGCAGGGCCTCGTCCCGCAGCGGGTCGAAGACGGCCACGTCGGCGCCCGCCGCGCGCAGCAGCTCCACGTGCTCGGCATAGGAGAAGGTGAACGCCGCCCCGCCCGCGACCGCGACGACCGGCCCGCCCTTGACCGGCGCGACCTGCTCGGACGGATCCCACGCGGGGCCCGGCAGCGGGGGAGCGGTGCCAGCCAGGCGCAGCAGGGCGTCCACGTCGCAGGACCGCTCCACCAGCGCGCCGAGCCGCTCCACCGCCCGGACGGCCTCCGCGCCCCGCTCGGCCGCCGGGATCAGCCCGAGGTGGCGGGACGGGGTGACGACCGCGTCGTCCCGCCGGATCGCGCCGAGCACCGGCACGCCAGTCGCCTCCAGCGCGCCCCGGCACAGCTCCTCGTGCCGCTCCGAGCCGACCCGGTTGAGGACGACGCCGCCGATCCGCACCCCCGGCTCGAACGTCGCGAAACCGTGCACGAGCGCCGCCACCGACCGGCTCTGCCGCGCGGCGTCCACGACCAGCACGACCGGCGCCGAGAGCAGTCGCGCGACGTGCGCCGTGGACGCGAACCCCGTGTCGCCGCGCCCGTCGAACAGGCCCATCACGCCTTCGACCACCGCCACGTCGCAGCCGGCGGCGCCGTGCAGGAACAGCGGCGCCACCCGTTCCTCGCCGGTGAGCCACGGGTCGAGGTTGCGGCCGGGCCGCCCCGCCGCGAGCGCGTGGTAGCCGGGGTCGATGTAGTCGGGACCGACCTTGTGCGGCGACACGGCGAGGCCGCGCGCCCGCAGCGCCGCGATCAGGCCGGTCGCCACGGTCGTCTTGCCCGTGCCGGACGCGGGCGCCGCGACCACGAGCCGGGGGATCACCACTCGATGCCCCGCTGGCCCTTCTGCCCGGCGTCCATCGGATGCCGGACCTTTCCCATCTCCGTCACCAGGTCGGCGGCCTCGACCAGCGGGCCGGGCGCGTCACGGCCGGTGACGACGACGTGCTGGGTCCCGGGACGCGCGGTGAGGGTCCCGACCACGTCGTCCAGGTCGAGCCAGCCCCACTTGAGCGGATAGGTGAACTCGTCGAGCACATAGAAACGGTACGTCTCGGCGGCCAGGTCCCGCTTGATCTGCGCCCAGCCCTCGCGGGCGTCGGCCGCGTGGTCCTCCTCGCTGCCGGGGCGCTGGATCCACGACCAGCCCTCGCCCATCTTGTGCCAGGCGACCGGACCGCCCTCGCCGCTCTCCCCGAGCACGCGCAGCGCCCGCTCCTCGCCGATCCGCCACTTCGCCGACTTCACGAACTGGAACACCCCGACGGGCCAGCCCTGGTTCCACGCCCGCAGCGCCATCCCGAACGCCGCCGTCGACTTCCCCTTCCCGGGGCCGGTGTGGACGATCAGCAGGGGCCGGTTGCGGCGCTGCCGCGTGGTGAGGCCGTCGTCGGGGACGGACACGGGCTTTCCCTGGGGCATCTCAGGCCGCCTTTCCACCGTCGAGTCCGCGGTGGGCGCGGACGATCCCGTCGAGGTCGCCGAGCGGGACGAGCCGCGCCCCGAGCCGGACCGCGAGCCGCCCCGCGAGGCCGAGCCGGACCGGGCCGTCCTCGCAGTCCACGACGATCCCGGCGGTGCCGGCCAGCAGCCCGGCGGCCCGGTCCACGTCGCCTCCGGCGGTAGCCCGCCCGTCGGTGACGACCACGAGCAGCGGCCGCCGCGCCGGGTCGCGCAGCCGCTCGGCGCGCAGCACCTCCGCCGCGCGCGCGAGCCCGGCCGCCAGCGGCGTGCGGCCCCCGGTCGGCAGGGACCGCAGCCGCGCCGCGCCCGCCTCGACCGACGACGTCGGCGGCAGGACCAGCTCGGCGGTCCGCCCGCGGAAGGTGACCAGGCCGACCTTGTCGCGGCGCTGGTAGGCGTCCAGCAGCAGGCTGAGGACGGCCGTCTTCACCGTCGTCATGCGCCGGCGCGCGGCCATCGAGCCGCTCGCGTCCACGACGAACAGCACCAGGTTCCCCTCGCGGCCCTCGCGGACCGCCTCCCGCAGATCGTCCGGGCGCAGCACGAGACCGGCGCCGGACCGGCCCCGCGCCCGCTGCCGCGGCGCGGCGGCCAGCAGCGTCGCCACCACGTGGGGGTCGCGGACCTTCGCGGCCGGGCGCCGCGCACCGGTGACCCGGCCCCGCGCCGTCCGCGAGCGCGACCGCCGTCCCGCGGCACCCTCGCCGACGCCCGGCACCTCCAGCAGCGGCACGGCGTGCGGCACGCCGACCGACGCGACCCGCACCCCGCCCCCGGGCCCCCCGTCCTGCTCCAGGCCCGCACCTTGCTCGGGGCCTCCGCCCTGCTCAGGGCCCGCGCCTCGCTCCGAGGCCGCGTCCCGTTCCGAGCCCGCGCCTCGCTCCGAGCCCGCGCCCTGGTCGGAGCCTGCGCCTTGCTCGGGGCCCGCGTCCGGTGACGGGGCCGGGCCCTGCCCGCCGTCGTGCCGCTGGGACGGGGGCTTCCCGCCACCCCCGCCGTCCGGGGGAGGGTCGTCGCCGGGGGACGTACTGTCGAGCAGCTCGTCGAGCAGGGACTCGTCCAGGCCGGGGGCGTCGAACGGGTCCCGCCTGCGCCGATGCGGCAGCGACAGCCGGGCCGCCGCGCGCACGTCCTCGTCCGTCACCACGTCGCGTCCCCGCCACGCGGCGTGCGCGAGCGCGGCGTTCGCCGTGACCAGGTCGGCGCGCAGCCCGTCGACCTCGAAGCCCGCGCACACGGCCGCGATCTGCTCCAGCCGCGCGTCCGGCAGGCCGACGTCGGCGAGCCTCTCCCGCGCGGCCGAGATGCGCTCCGCCAGCTCCGCCTCGGCGTCCTCCCAGCGCGCGGCGAACGCGGCCGGGTCGGCCTCGAACGCCAGCCGCCGCCGCACGACCTCGGCCCGCTCCCTCGGGTCCCGCGACGCCCGCACCTCGACCGTCAGCCCGAAGCGGTCGAGGAGCTGGGGGCGCAGCTCGCCCTCCTCGGGGTTCATCGTCCCGACCAGCAGGAACCGCGCGGCGTGCCGCACCGACACCGACTCTCGCTCCACGTAGCAGGTGCCGAGCGCGGCGGCGTCCAGCAGGAGGTCCACCAGATGGTCGTGCAGAAGGTTGACCTCGTCCACGTACAGGACGCCGCGGTGGGCCGCCGCGAGCAGCCCCGGCTCGAACGCCTTGACGCCCTCGGTCAGGGCGCGCTCGACGTCCAGCGACCCGGCGAGCCGGTCCTCCGAGGCCCCCACCGGCAGCTCCACCAGCGCGGACGGCCGCCGCACCGCCGGTCCGCCCGGTTCGTGCGGACCGTCCGGGCAGGACGGGTCGGGCGCCACCGGGTCGCAGGCGAACCGGCAGCCCGGCACCGTGTCCACGGCGGGGAGCTGCGCGGCCAGGGCGCGCACGATCGTCGACTTGGCGGTGCCCTTCTCGCCGCGCACCAGCACACCCCCGACCCGCGGCGAGACGGCGTTGAGCAGCAGCGCCAGCTTCAGGTCGTCCAGCCCGACGACGGCGCTGAACGGATAGGCGACGTTCACACCTGGACCTTCCGGTTGACATGGGCGACCCGCCAGCCGTACCCGGCGGCGGCGAGCCTCGTGGTGGACAGCGGCGCGAGATCGATCCGGTCGGCCGCGAGGACGCCGACGCCGAGCGCGTGGGCGAGCGCCGCCCGGATCACGCCCGCGTCGCAGACGGCGACGCCGGACGGGCCGCCGCCGAGCCACGCCGCGACCCGCGCCGCGAGCGCCGACCGGCTCTCCCCGCCGTGGGGCGCGGCGTCCGGGTCCGCCAGCCAGGCGGCCAGCGCGTCCGGATCGGCGTCGGCGAGGCGCAGGCCCGCCCAGGAGCCGTGGTCGGCCTCGGCGAGCGCCGCGGCCGGGCGGGCGTCGAGGCCGAGCGCGGCGCAGGTCTCCCGGGCGGCGCGGGCGGGCGACGTCCACGCCGCCCCGCCCGGCAGTGCCCCGGCCAGGGCCCTCGCCCTCGCCAGGCCGGACGGGTCGGCGGCGGGATCGGCGGGGAAGCGGGCCTGCCGCATCCCCGCCGACGTCGCGTGCCGGACGAACAGCACTCCGGTCAGGGCGGCCCGCTCACGCCGGTGCCGGTGCCGGGGCACGGGCGGCCCGGTCGCAGAACCACCCGAACAGGGTCCCGAAGGACGCCCAGAACACCAGCTGCGTCCCGAGCGAGGTGATGCGGAACTGCCACAGCAGCGTGGCGGGGAACCCGTCCGGCACCTCGTCGACGGTGGGCAGCAGCAGGGACGCCACCGCCACCGGCACGACGAACGCCAGCACGGCCGCCGGCCACCGCGCCCACGGCCCGCCGCGCACGCTGCGCGCCGTGGTCACCGCGATGGCGGTGGACAGCAGCCCGACCCCGATCATCGCCAGGTACAGCAGGGTGCGGGTGTTGATCGTCTCCGGGTCGCCCACCGCGGGCGGGTTCGCCGGATACTTCAGGAACGGCACGACGATGACGGCGGCGAAGGCCGTCCCGGCGGCGGCGAGCGCGAGCGCGGCGTCCGAGCGCGGCCCGACGCGCCCCCGCAGCCCCGCGAAGGCCAGCGCGAACACGCCGCCCACCGCGAGGCCGTACAGACCCGTGGCGAGGAAGAGCCCGGCCTTCTGCGTGCCGCGGCTCACCTCCTCGCCGTGCTCGTGCTTTCCGGTCTCCTGTTCGTGTGTTCCGGACTCGTGCCCGTGTGTTGCGGACTCGGGCTCGGCCGCCGCGCCGTGCCCGGGCGCGGCGGCGGCGTTCTCCAGGGCGATCGCGTCGTCGATGCGGGGTTCGCCGACCGCGAAGGCGAAGACGCCCGCGACGAGACCGGCCAGCAGGCCCAGAAGAAGGCCCCTGACCAGCAGGGTGCGCACCATGCGGCGGCCTAGTGGCAGGGCACGCCGAGCAGGTGCCGCCCGTCGTGCATCAGCTCGTGGAGGTAGCCGCCGGTCTGCGACACGGCGCCGTTGTCCATCAGGACGAGGTAGCCGAGGAGCAGCAGCGCGGGCACCGCGAGCAGCCAGGGAACGAGGTGGGAGAGGGGGATGTGGCGAGCCGACAGCGTGCTCACGGAGCCTCCGTAGGGGATCTAGCGCGTCCCGGACAATGAGGTCGCGATCACCCGAGCGACCTGGCTCCCGGGATCGTCGTCCCGGATACAGTGGCGCGTCCGCACCGGCATCTCACCGGATTTCCCTCGGGCAACCGTGAATCAGCCGAACCGTACGGTCCCGGCGAACGCCCTGTCAACAGCGCGCCCCCGGCCCCGTCCCGCCCAACGAACCGGATGACCAGCCAGCAAGAGGCCGAAATCCGGCTTTGTTGCCATGAAGCGCGACTCACCTATCATGGCGATTTTCGTCTCGCGTCCCCCCGCTGTCGAGAACGACGACGTTGGAGCTCCCCACATGATCAAGCAAGAGACCGGCCCGCCCTCCTCCCTCGACGAGGTCCGGGGGTGGTTCCCGAAGATCGACCAGCTGCTCTTCACCTGGTTCCTGGAACGCCAGGAGCGGCTCGGCCAGCGCGGCGACCTGGTGGAGCTCGGCTCCTACCTCGGCAAGAGCGCCATCCTCATGGGCCGCCACCTGCGGGACGGCGAGACCTTCACCGTCTGCGACCTGTTCGACGACGACGCCCCCGACGACTCCAACCGGGCGGAGATGCAGGGGTCCTACTCGACCCTGACCCGCCAGGCCTTCGAGTCGAACTACCAGGCCTTCCACGACCGGCTCCCGGAGATCGTCCAGGGGCCGACCTCGCTGATCCTGGACCACGTCCAGCCGGAGACCTGCCGGTTCGTGCACGTGGACGCGTCCCACCTGTACGAGCACGTCCACGCCGACATCCAGGCGGCGCACGTGCTGCTTCCCGCCGGGGGCCTCATCGTGTGCGACGACTACCGGTCCGAGCACACCCCCGGGGTCTCCGCCGCGGTGTGGGAGTCGGTCGCCACCGACGGCCTGCGCCCGATCTGCGTCACGACGCAGAAGCTCTACGGCACCTGGGGCGACGCCGACGCGGTCCAGGACGACCTCCTGGACTGGCTGGCGACGAGGGAGGACGCCTGGCACGAGATCCAGCAGGTGGCCGGGCGGCGGCTCGTCCGCGTCAAGGGCAAGGGGGCGACGCGCCCGCCGAACGAGACGGGCAGGCTGAAGGAGCGGCTCGCGCGGGCGGAGAAGCGGCTCGCACGCGCGGAGGACAGGCTGGCCCGCGCGCGCGGCGAGCTGGAAGCCGTCCGCGGCTCGGTCAGTTTCAGGGTCGGCCGGGCCGCCACCGCCCTCCCGCGCGCCCTGCGCGGCGGCCGCGGCCGGTAGCCCGCCCTCGGCACGAGGATAGAACGCGTTCTAGTATCGGCCGCATGCGACACGGCATCGTGCTCTTCACCAGTGACCGGGGCATCACGCCCGCCGCCGCCGCGCAGGCCGCCGAGGAGAACGGGTTCCATACCTTCTACGTGCCCGAGCACACCCACATCCCGGTCCGGCGCGACGCCGCGCACCCCGGGACGGGCGACGAGACGCTGCCCGACGACCGCTACACCCGCACGCTCGACCCCTGGGTCGCGCTGGCGTCCGCGGTCACCGTCACCTCGGCGATCCGGCTCGCGACGGCCGTCGCGCTCCCGGTGGAGTCGGATCCGATCACGCTCGCCAAGACCATCGCCTCGCTCGACCACCTGTCGGGCGGCCGGGTCACGGTCGGGGCGGGGTTCGGCTGGAACACCGACGAGCTCGCCGACCACCACGTGCCGGCCGACCGGCGCCGGACGGTGCTGCGCGAGTACGTGGAGGCGATGCGGGCCCTCTGGACGCGGGAGCAGGCCTCCTACGCGGGGGAGTTCGTCTCGTTCGGGCCGTCCTGGGCGTGGCCCAAGCCCGTCCAGGCGCACGTCCCGCTGCTGATCGGCGCCGGTGGCGGCCCGAAGACCCTCGCGTGGATCGCCGCCCACGCCGACGGATGGATGACCACCCCGACCGAGCGCGACATCCTGCCCAAGGTCGCCGCCCTGCGCGCGGCGTGGGCGGACGCGGGGCGCGCCGGCCGGCCGGAGATCTGCGTCCTGGCCACGGCGCGTCCCTCGCCCGAGGACGTCGCCGCCTGGGAGGAGGCCGGTGTCACCGAGATCATGTGGGGGCTGCCGGACCGGCCCGCCGACGAGGTCGTCGCCTTCCTCGCCCGCCACGCCGCCCGGCTCGGCCTGTGACGCGGACCGGAGGGATGTAGTGAAAGAAGGGCTTTTAATGTACTTTGCCGGGCTCGTCCGAAATGTCAGGGAACAATGGCGCGGACCCGCCGGTCAGCGCTTTCGGCCGACCCCCGCATAGCACCATTGGCGGTCCGCGCGGGGCGGCATGGCCGTCCCCGGATCGGGACGCCACATCGACAGGGTGGTGAGACCGGGCTCCACGAGCTCGAAACCGTCGAACAGCCGCATGACCTCCGCGCGTTCGCGCAGGGTGATCTGGTATGTGGCCCGCTCGTACACCGCGCCCGCGTGCCGGACCCTGCGGTCGGCGTCGAAGTCGCCGGTCACGTGCGAAACCGTCAGGTAGCTGCCGGGGGCCATGGCCTCGCGGAGCCGCGCCACGATCCCGGGCGGGTCGTCGCCGTCGCCGATGAAGTGCAGCACGGCCAGCATCAGCACGGCGACCGGCCGGTCGAAGTCGATGAGCCTGTTGAGCTCCGGGTTCGCCAGGACCTCGCCCGGACGGCGGGCGTCCCCCTGGATGACGGTCACCTCGGGCGTCCCGGCCAGCAGTGCCCGCCCGTGGACCAGGACCACCGGCTCGATGTCGACATAGACGACGTGGGCGTCCGGCGCGACCTGGTGGGCGATCTCGTGCACGTTGCCCTGGGTGGGCAGGCCCGAGCCGATGTCGATGAACTGCCGGATGCCGGACTCGGCGAGGAAGCGCACCGCGCGCCGCAGGAACGCGCGGTTCTGGCGCGCCATGAAGGGCGTGTCGGGAGCGTGCTTGACGACCTCGTCCACGGCCTCCCGGTCGGCGGCGTAGTTGTCCTTTCCGCCCAGAAGGTAGTCGTACATCCGCGGAACGTTCGGCGTGTGCGGATCGACGGTGTCCAGCGTCCTCTCCCCGGGTCGCGGCGTCGCGACTTCCGGCCTGGGAAATGTCGCGAAGTTACCCGGGACATGTAAGCATTGTGATCAACCCGGAAACAACCGAAACGACGATGCCGACGCGGAGGACGCGAATGCGAAGCGACGCCGGTACCCCATCGCTCATCCCCGGCCCGCCCGCCCGGGACGATGGGACGGCGGCCATCGCGGCGGCCGGCGGGCTGCACGAGTACCAGCTGAGGCTGCACGCCGAGTACGGGCCGGTGGTGCGGTTCCCGCTGCCCGGCGCCGGCCTGGCGGTGTCGGTGGCCGACCCGGTGCTGCTGGAGGCCACCGCGAAGATCGACAAGCGGCCGGAGAAGCTGTTCGAGTTCCTGGCGCCCCTCCAGGAGTCGGGCAACCTGCAGACGATCCCGGCCGACGAGCACGGCCCCTGGCGCCGGGTGATGCTGTCGGTGCTGGCGGGGCGCCCCTCCCACGAGGCGCACTTCGCCCGCTTCACCGCGCTCGCCGCCGAACTGGCCGGCCGGTGGGAGGCCCACGACGGCCCGGTCGCGCTGCAGCGGGACCTGAGCGAGCTGTCGCTGCGCATGATCTGCCAGTACGCGCTCGGCAGCGGCCTGGAGTCGCCGGACTCGGCCGCGCGGGTCG encodes:
- a CDS encoding histidine phosphatase family protein, which gives rise to MPRHRHRRERAALTGVLFVRHATSAGMRQARFPADPAADPSGLARARALAGALPGGAAWTSPARAARETCAALGLDARPAAALAEADHGSWAGLRLADADPDALAAWLADPDAAPHGGESRSALAARVAAWLGGGPSGVAVCDAGVIRAALAHALGVGVLAADRIDLAPLSTTRLAAAGYGWRVAHVNRKVQV
- a CDS encoding CbtA family protein, whose translation is MVRTLLVRGLLLGLLAGLVAGVFAFAVGEPRIDDAIALENAAAAPGHGAAAEPESATHGHESGTHEQETGKHEHGEEVSRGTQKAGLFLATGLYGLAVGGVFALAFAGLRGRVGPRSDAALALAAAGTAFAAVIVVPFLKYPANPPAVGDPETINTRTLLYLAMIGVGLLSTAIAVTTARSVRGGPWARWPAAVLAFVVPVAVASLLLPTVDEVPDGFPATLLWQFRITSLGTQLVFWASFGTLFGWFCDRAARAPAPAPA
- a CDS encoding CbtB domain-containing protein; this translates as MSTLSARHIPLSHLVPWLLAVPALLLLGYLVLMDNGAVSQTGGYLHELMHDGRHLLGVPCH
- a CDS encoding class I SAM-dependent methyltransferase; this translates as MIKQETGPPSSLDEVRGWFPKIDQLLFTWFLERQERLGQRGDLVELGSYLGKSAILMGRHLRDGETFTVCDLFDDDAPDDSNRAEMQGSYSTLTRQAFESNYQAFHDRLPEIVQGPTSLILDHVQPETCRFVHVDASHLYEHVHADIQAAHVLLPAGGLIVCDDYRSEHTPGVSAAVWESVATDGLRPICVTTQKLYGTWGDADAVQDDLLDWLATREDAWHEIQQVAGRRLVRVKGKGATRPPNETGRLKERLARAEKRLARAEDRLARARGELEAVRGSVSFRVGRAATALPRALRGGRGR
- a CDS encoding LLM class F420-dependent oxidoreductase; protein product: MRHGIVLFTSDRGITPAAAAQAAEENGFHTFYVPEHTHIPVRRDAAHPGTGDETLPDDRYTRTLDPWVALASAVTVTSAIRLATAVALPVESDPITLAKTIASLDHLSGGRVTVGAGFGWNTDELADHHVPADRRRTVLREYVEAMRALWTREQASYAGEFVSFGPSWAWPKPVQAHVPLLIGAGGGPKTLAWIAAHADGWMTTPTERDILPKVAALRAAWADAGRAGRPEICVLATARPSPEDVAAWEEAGVTEIMWGLPDRPADEVVAFLARHAARLGL
- a CDS encoding SAM-dependent methyltransferase, producing MDTVDPHTPNVPRMYDYLLGGKDNYAADREAVDEVVKHAPDTPFMARQNRAFLRRAVRFLAESGIRQFIDIGSGLPTQGNVHEIAHQVAPDAHVVYVDIEPVVLVHGRALLAGTPEVTVIQGDARRPGEVLANPELNRLIDFDRPVAVLMLAVLHFIGDGDDPPGIVARLREAMAPGSYLTVSHVTGDFDADRRVRHAGAVYERATYQITLRERAEVMRLFDGFELVEPGLTTLSMWRPDPGTAMPPRADRQWCYAGVGRKR